Proteins found in one Acanthopagrus latus isolate v.2019 chromosome 3, fAcaLat1.1, whole genome shotgun sequence genomic segment:
- the cibar1 gene encoding protein FAM92A produces MMSRTPDARARDNQTRKIQENITNVEKHFGEMCQIFAAYVRKTARLRDKADVLVREIGMYADTETPNLKSGLKQFADHLAKVEDYRQAEVERLEAKVIEPLKSYGAVVKRKREDLKATQSARDREAKQMAQLERTRQRNPSDRQIISQAESELQRATMDATRTTRQLEETIDEFEKQKIRDIKKIFGDFVTVEMAFHAKALEVYTLAYQSIQSVDEEEDLEVFRSSLHPPDYQSRLDIVRANSKTSLDRTGSFMSTSGTLQQQRARQTRREEEEEEDEEDEDESEEEEDDEDEEEDTDDEN; encoded by the exons GGACAACCAGACAAGAAAGATCCAGGAAAACATCACCAATGTGGAGAAACATTTTGGAGAGATGTGCCAAATCTTTGCTGCCTATGTCCGCAAAACAGCCAGGCTACGGGACAAGGCGGATGTCCTGGTTCGGGAAATAGGAATGTATGCGGACACAGAAACGCCAAACCTGAAGAGTGGATTGAAGCAGTTTGCTGACCACCTGGCCAAGGTTGAGGACTACCGCCAGGCCGAG GTGGAAAGACTTGAGGCCAAAGTCATAGAGCCATTGAAAAGCTATGGAGCTGTAGTGAAACGTAAAAGG GAGGATCTGAAGGCGACTCAGAGtgccagagacagagaggccaAACAGATGGCTCAGCTTGAGAGAACCAGGCAGAGAAACCCCTCAGACAGGCAGATCATT TCTCAG GCTGAAAGTGAGCTCCAGAGAGCCACCATGGATGCCACGCGGACCAccaggcagctggaggagaccaTAGACGAGTTTGAGAAGCAGAAGATCCGGGACATCAAG AAAATCTTTGGCGACTTTGTGACAGTGGAGATGGCGTTCCATGCCAAGGCCTTGGAGGTGTACACCTTGGCCTACCAGAGCATTCAAAgtgtggatgaggaggaggacctGGAG GTGTTCAGGAGTTCGCTGCACCCCCCTGACTACCAGTCACGCTTAGACATAGTGCGAGCTAATTCCAAAACCTCCCTCGATCGGACCGGCTCCTTCATGAGTACATCAGGGACTTTACAG CAACAAAGGGCTCGGCAgacaagaagagaggaggaggaagaggaggacgaagaggatgaagatgaatctgaagaggaggaggatgatgaggatgaagaggaggacacGGACGATGaaaattaa